CTCATGGCATTGGCCTGCAGTGGATGGTGTATTTCTCTCGCTGCAACATCTCAAACCCTGACTCTTGACTTGGCCCCATGGAGACACAAAGACGATGAGGTGAACAAATATACCGGTCTACTTATcactacttattataagactaacTTTTAGGAGTTTTTAAATCTCGGGGTTCTCTGGCCTTCTTCCTCTAGATGATCTTCGAAACGGGAGTTTACAAACCATGTGTTGGTGATAACGATCCCAGATGTTCCGGAAATCACTCGGCCAATATCGCTCCGAAACAGTATTTTCCTGAGATACATAGGCCCTAGGCGATATTCTGACTGCAGTAATTCTCcgaaaaagcttatttttcgATAACATCTTCAGAGCCAGAAGATATCGGAGAGTTACAGGGTAACCTCGACGCCATGCTACAAAACAGCATCTTTGACTTCAGTTTGTGATTTGCCTTGTTTCAGAATTACCGTATCTTAGAATAGGAGTATATCATCGCGCTGGTTCTGGCCATCCTCGTTGGGACAGACGGTTCTTTTCATGGACATAGGGCTGAAGCAAAACGAAGCATGTGGGAGACTGTCAAGATAAAAACGCAACAACAAACTTCCTAGGGAGAACGTGTCCCAGGATGCTTTCTTTATTTGAAATTGCGTGTTTGACTTGGGCTAGATATGGGTCTTATTTACGATGGCCCACCTAATATGTGATGCAAACAGGCACACTGAGCTCACGCCAACATCAGCACGGAGCACTGAAGACTTAGCGATAGTTATTTTGCAAGAATGTCTGTCTCCGTGCCAGTCGATTGGTACTTACAGCTTGTTTGTACGAAGCTGTAGCTAAATGTATCATGAAGAAGCCGGTGATAAATGAGAGAACCCGTGTTGTTCCAAAACTACCCCTGACTACAAGGTGGTCGTACTGCTGGCCATTCACAAAGATCGAGGCACCACAGATATACGTATTGAAGACTCAGTTGATTCTACGTCTCTTCTATAATGCAATTACCACCTTCTGCCGAATAGAATTCGAGCCTTCTCCTTTACATGCTAGTATCTGATACTTTACTACTGTTAATTGGTTTGGCTCTAATTCCGATTTTTCGAAGAACCAACCAAGTGACGACGCTTTTAGCACGGAGTATATCGCATAGCATTATTGGTATGCTAGACTCCCCTCTATCAGCTGCATCATTGGGTATATACTTTCAGGTGCACAGCACTTTGAAAGTGGAAACTTGTTGTGTGTACGGACGACTGATGAAGCAACAACTATTCACTATCCAGGAGAGGCTTATCGGCACGCTTTTTGTTGTGAGAATCATTTCTGTGTGGCCAACATGGGCTCTCTGGATATCGAGTCACTTTGCTTGAGCAATGAAAGGGTACCTACTGTTGAGTGTCGTGTGATTGTGATTAACAGACCCAAATGTGATTTCTGAGTGGCTGTCAAACGGTATCAGTTCGTCGGACAATTGAGTTGTCGACATTACACCCGAATCATCACTATACTTACCAATACATCACAATATCTAAACAGCTACATGAGTTTTACTTATAGCGGAAGTCAACTCCAGGGCGGTCCGCAAGTACAGGGTAGTCGTTTCTGGGCAACAATTTAGACTGCATCGTGCGCTGACCAATATATTGTCAGGGCTTTGTAAGTTTATATTTGGCTCATCCAGGATCTGGGAATATTGTAGACTCTGGGTTGATAGAAGGAAGTGTAACATTGAAGATATTTGTACGAGTATCGTTGGGGCCACATGGAAATCATAGTGAAGTGTGGAACAAGAATCAACATCCATTGGGCTAGAAACCCGTGCCCAGTTGAATTGATCGGTTGAGATGAGCTCCACTAGCCATGCTATTCACTAGGGGCTGCTGACAGCCAAGCTTCTCTTGGCTGAGAAAGGATGCGATCCATGTTGAATTATCGAATCCTGAGAAGACctgatggatgatgatgcgcAGGGTGAACCAACCAGATGAAGTGAACAAAGAAATGGCCCACAAAAAGTCCTACCAAGTCCTGAAATCCAGGGCCCTGCATTGTCATACCCCAGGCCATCCATCCACTGAATCTAGCTAGTGTCTGTGTATGGGCAAAAGCggctgaagagaagagaaaggaagaatTGGTACCGGGTAATGTCAGGCTGACACCCGCTGGTTGGTTTGTTActcctacctaccttaagtaagtacctacctaggaacaaccaacaacacgAATCTAAACAGTTTCGATCATTCTTTGAGGGagaaacatcatcaagcGAATATGCGAAAAACTGCGTCATCGCCAACGTCAACATTGGCGACCTCTTTCTCGGCAGTTTCAAGGTTCGTCATCGCCCACAGAAGATTGGGGCTTTGCTCGTGTTCTGTACTGTAGCTACCCCACCATCCCACCTCGTGTACAggacatcaagatcaagatcaagatcaacaccaacagtaTCTATACGTTCTTCCAAGAAACCAGGATATTCATATATTACTTGGAAGAACCAGAGTAGACTGAACATTGGCCATCGGAGGCTCTTTAATTGTATCAAGTTCGAACTTTGACCTGGAATAATGTCAACAAGAACTGATACATAATAAGTGGGCGAAAGTAAGCTAAGGTAAACGAACCTGAGGAACCTAGAATTTACCTCACTCACAGCCACAATAGGAAAACAATTAACCAGTCAGATCGCATCCTGTCAGAAAGATGACAAGGCAGAATGGCCTTGGCTACCTTACTGTCTAATTGTGTACCTGATTACTAGGTCCATACTCTAACTAGTGCATACCAATAGGGCGTCAATATTTCACAGCTGGGGGTTAGAACCAAACCTGCGAGTCCAGCCTGTTGTTCAATGCTCATCAAAGATCATGAACTTTCTGATCTGACAAACCAGAGAATCGGTGTGAAGTGATCCTGCAACGACCTGTAACTAATAAATGCACCTACTGCTGCTACGGTAGCAGCACATGGGTCCCGTCATCCATTAAACCCCTGTCCTCAGCCTTAAACCGCTGAAAATATCCTAGCGCCGTCAGCTGTGTCCTTGTCGGGTCTCCACTGGAGGCGGTCGGGCTTTATTTCCTCGTTTCCATCCAATTGGATTGGATTTCCATTTAGggacctaggtacctaagtacggtaggtacagtacagtacggagtacagtaactaccttacctaccttcaGTGGAAGCGGGCTACTCAGATTGCAGCGCCTCATTCAGCCACCACCTCACCCAAGCTCAGCCCAGAAGGAACTGATACCAAATGGAAGACTCgaaagccaagccaagcgaAGCGAAGCACAGCATAGCACAGCACCTCACCCCAGAattattcttcttctcgttagGTTAATTCCTTTTTACCAAATACTGCACGATTCGATACCTACCAACTTTAAAGCTCACCTACGAAACAAAGCGTTCCTggatcatcatctcctcgCTAAATTGACCAAGCCCATCGTGTCTTCGGCCTGGCCGTTCCTCTATTCAACTGCGCCTCTCTGTTTGATCGCCGCTCAAGAACGAGGCCCCGGTACTAGATATTGGACGTGCTCCATATCAGCGCGTATCGACACCAACCAAAGAAAGCCCGCCTGCATTTAAACAACTTGCTACGACCCTACGGTTATTGACAGTAGTGCTGAATCACTGACTATACAATACGGATACTCTTGCGCTCAAGACAACAAAGATTGGAAATTACGGTCACTACCGTCAATATTTGCGCCATCTCCAAGCCATTCTCCAAGCCAGGacatctcagcatcaaccCACGGCTCTTGGTGCATCCAGCTCCAAGCCAGCTTCAGCCCAAGTTCAGCCCAAGCTCAATAGCATTAGCCAACCAGCCAGCAAAGGCATCAGGCTCGCACCCCCCTCTTTGTTTCTTTGCACACTCCCGCCGGTATCCAATATCTAGGACACCGCAAGGACAGTGACAGTGGCCATTCTAGTATTTCAGGACACTCAGGGGAAGAAACAGATTGGAACAGCATCATAATCAAATTAAGCACCATTAACCGGACGGACCGTTTACGGATGAGAACTTTCTCTCGGCTACCTACATACTACCTCGCTTCTTTTCAAGTGAAAGAAAGGCACTCAGCAACCAGCCTAGTTTGACCATTTCTAAACTACAGCTGTACCGTTTTCGCGACTTCGCAGTGATCACGGATACAGCCTCGTTTACTACATCATATACCAAATCAGGTGCCTTGCTGGATAGTAAGTTGAGTTACTGTTGTTCCTCAGGTCTCGTCTTGATTCATCAATACTTTTACAGACATTCAGTGAGAAAGCACTCTTCTTTCTCACTCCTTGGCAGTCTAGCAGCGTCGCTCATCTCTGACTGCCCCTCCCCACCCCCCCAGGCCGTGCTAATTTCTGACCCGAGCCCAAGCCTGACCCTCCCACTCCTCTTCTCAtatccccctccccctcttACGCCCAATCCTAATCCGCCTCCATCGAAAACCCCCCTCATCCTGTCCGTCCTGCCCCCGTCCTGCTGCGGCgcctcgctcgctcgctcgctcgccgCCCTGTGCTTTCGTGCCTGCCTCTACCTCTTTTGACCTCTTGGGTCCtactcctcaaccttttctCCCCtttgctcctcttcctcttttccATATGAGCTCTATGAACTCCCgcttcaagagccttggcttCGGAAAACGCAAATCCGCTGCAAGCATACAGACCTCGGAAGGTCTGACACCGAGCCCAACCCCTCCTCCAGGCCAAATACCGCagcttccttctcagcaacagcTAAACGCTCCCTCAATCGCTCCGTCGTCTTCAACGACGAGTCTTCCGATGAATCACCCGGGCCCCGGCAACCGTCCGCCTAGCTATACCGCAAACTTCCCTCCCGGTCAAGCTCCTCTTGGCCGTACCAGTCCTCTCGCTCAGCAGCCCAACCGCACTCCTCCAACTCAAATGGTCGGCGGCCCTCCTCCGATCAACACCGGAGCCCCAATGGGCTACCCTCCCGGAATGGCGCCcatgggtcaaggtcctcctCCGATGGGAGGTCCTCCTGGGTTTGGACAACAAGCACCGCCTCCCCAAGGATATCCTCCTCCCGGTCCCCCAGGTGCTCCTATGAACCAGCAGTTCCAACGACCAGGCCCTGCTGCTGAAGTTGAGGGCGCCAGCAAGAGCAAGGCTCAGCTCATTGTTGGAATTGATTTTGTAGGCTAGCTACCAGCGCAGCAGACCCGGTGACCAGCTAACAATCAACAGGGTACCACATTCTCAGgtgttgcttttgctttcgCGACCAAcaacgaagccaaggaagatATCATTACTGAGTGGCCAGGTGCTGGCTCTTATACCAAGCAGAAGGTATGCCAGCAAGGATCAAGACACGAATCAAGGATGCCAGCAAGCTAACAACTGTCTTTGACAGATTCCAACAGTGCTTTATTACGATCAGTACCAGAAAGTGGTAGGATGGGGACCCGATATTGCCGATGCCCTTGCTCCTACTGGCTATCCCAAGCCCGGTGTACAAAAGGTCGAATGGTTCAAGCTGCAACTGATGCTGAGCGGCAACACATACATTGATCCTATCAACcttcctcctctgcctcCAGGAAAATCAGAAATCGATGTCGCCGCCGATTACCTTTTTAAGCTTCGACAGGCAATGCGGTCAGCTCTGCAAAAGGCGTTGGGTGAAGTCTTTAACCGAGAAGAACGCAACATCCGATATTATCTGACCGTCCCTGCTATTTGGAACGATGCCGGAAAGGCTGCCACTCGAGCTGCTGCCATCCAGGCCGGTTTCCTTCGCGATGAGAACGACAACCGCCTGACTCTCGTCTCAGAACCCGAGGCTGCCGCTTTGTTCTGTTCCAAGACCGGTCTTCTGGACCTCAAGGTCCACGACGCTGTTCTGATTGTGgattgtggtggtggtaccGTTGATTTGATTGCTtacgaggttgaggaggagaatccTTTCACTGTTGCCGAGTGTACGGCTGGTTCTGGTGACTCTTGTGGTTCAACAGCCCTTAACCGTAATTTCAGCAACATTCTCCGCACCAAGATTCGAAAGATGAAGCTTCCGGATGGCTCCAAGACCGCTGGCCGAGTCTACGCCAAGTGCATCATGGACTTTGAGAACCGAATCAAGGCTGATTTCCGAAACAACGGTCAGAAGTGGGCTGTCGACGTTGGTATCGAGGCTGAGTTCCCTGAGGCTGGTATTGAGGAGGGTTACATGACCTTCACCAACGAGGAAATTCTCCAGTGTTTCGAGCCCGTTGTCAACCGTATCCTGGAGCTTGTGAGAAACCagatcatcgccatccaGGCCCAGAACCGCACTCTCCAAAACATCCTAGTTGTCGGTGGTTTCGGTGCCTCTGAGTACCTTTTCCAACAAATCAAACTCCATGTCCCTCCTCAGTTCCAGTCTAAGGTTGTCCGACCCATGGATTCCGTGGCTGCCATCGTCAAGGGTGCTGTTACTGCTGGTATCACAGAGCGAATTGTTACTCATCGTGTTGCTCGACGACATTACCTCATGGCGACTCTTCAGCCCTTTAAGGAAGGCTATCACCCCGAGGCTTATCGTGTGCCGTCTCTCGACGGAAAGGACCGCTGCAAGTTCACCCGCCAGATCTTCGTCCAGAAGGGCCAGAAGGTTAAGAACGGCGAACCTGTCAAGGTCTCTTTCTTCCGACAAGTCGCTCCAGGTGCCACCCTTATGTACGAGGATGTGCTATATGCCTGCGACGATGATGTCTGCCCTGAATACACCAAGGATCCACGTAAGTCAAACATTCATTCTGAGCTTCCACATCACATGGCTAACATATCCCAGGTATCAAGGAAGTTGTTACTCTTACCTCGGATCTTTCTCGCAAGAACTTGGAGAAGGACTTTGAGAGAATGGATACTCCTCAAGGCACATTTTACCGCGTTTACTTCGATATTTACCTGACCCTTGACGGCTCGGAATTCAGCGCCGAACTTGTCTGTCAAGGCGAAGTCATGGGCCGCTGCCGCTCTCGCTTCAGGTAAACGAGCTTAAAATAGAGGCGGAAGCGAAAGTCGATAAGTTTAAGGTTCACTTTGAAACCCCATGATACCTAGGAAGACACAGACCCGAGATGACGCCAAGTCAGCGCGCACAAATGGGAtcatttttatagctagctCAAGGGCACGCGAAGAGGACGTGCGACATGCCGAGCGAAAGATGTTGGATTTAGTATTGAGAAGTTAAAACGGACGGGGCATGGTGAATAGACCAACGTGTCTGACTGAGCCTGGTGCTACGTTCCGGGATAAAGAGGGGAGGAGTTACATGCATGAACGACATGATGATTACTCGTACATAGACAATGAATTTTCAGTTGAATGAACACAGGCTATAGTCATATAAAAGCAACCAACGTACACTCTCAAGTCTCACGCTGAAGCTGCTCACAGTTTCTGATCATAGGTTCATAGATCGCAGGAAGACTATGGTTAGGCACATACGACCAAAGCTCGTAGAGAATACGGGGTCCCGTCCGCTCCCCCATCGTCAAGTTGCGAAGCaccggattagtagttgggtcggtgacgaccagcgaatccccggtgttgtatgttttttggTGTCTTCGATTTTTGACGATATTCAGGTTTCCTAATACGGCAATTGGATAGGTGGGGCAGAGTCTCTTACACCACGCACGTGGGAATAAGGTTGTTGTTCCGCTGCCAGGTCGAGATTGACTCACTCACAATGGCATTATATTACAAGTAGAACCTACCTTAATAAGTGTAGCTCATGATGTGTATTGAACGGTTACTTGTAGCCTATTTGAGTAGGCAGGTACCTAGGCCATAGTTTGAGGTGCATCCCCTGTCGTCCTGATTCGAGACTGCTCTGACGTCATATTTGACCTGCCGGCAATGTTAACCAAGATCAGGAAATGGCAGGAACACCAGCCATGGGTTCGTTCCTGCCATGAGCAGCATGTGGCactctttgcttttgctcaCTGAGCTACCTTGTCTCTCGTTTGTGCTCCCCTTCACTTCCGTATTCTCCTTTCTTGTTGGTATGTGATTCTTTGCCTTGCTCCAGGCGAGTCTTTTCATCTCGCCTTTATCCTCTTTTACGTCCTTTATGGTTACTTTCCTGGTATTTGTCTTTGGGCGATCAGACACCAAAAATAGCTGTTACAACATCATCTCTAATACCCCTGGTCGTTTCAGATTCGTGCTTTGCCCTCTCATCGTCTCTCCTTCACGACAGCCTAGCCCTATCTCGTTTCCCTCGGCCGGTCAATCCCTGTTCATTGGGCCAACTATtcgtccttcttctggtCATTTT
The window above is part of the Fusarium musae strain F31 chromosome 6, whole genome shotgun sequence genome. Proteins encoded here:
- a CDS encoding hypothetical protein (EggNog:ENOG41), which produces MSSMNSRFKSLGFGKRKSAASIQTSEGLTPSPTPPPGQIPQLPSQQQLNAPSIAPSSSTTSLPMNHPGPGNRPPSYTANFPPGQAPLGRTSPLAQQPNRTPPTQMVGGPPPINTGAPMGYPPGMAPMGQGPPPMGGPPGFGQQAPPPQGYPPPGPPGAPMNQQFQRPGPAAEVEGASKSKAQLIVGIDFGTTFSGVAFAFATNNEAKEDIITEWPGAGSYTKQKIPTVLYYDQYQKVVGWGPDIADALAPTGYPKPGVQKVEWFKLQLMLSGNTYIDPINLPPLPPGKSEIDVAADYLFKLRQAMRSALQKALGEVFNREERNIRYYLTVPAIWNDAGKAATRAAAIQAGFLRDENDNRLTLVSEPEAAALFCSKTGLLDLKVHDAVLIVDCGGGTVDLIAYEVEEENPFTVAECTAGSGDSCGSTALNRNFSNILRTKIRKMKLPDGSKTAGRVYAKCIMDFENRIKADFRNNGQKWAVDVGIEAEFPEAGIEEGYMTFTNEEILQCFEPVVNRILELVRNQIIAIQAQNRTLQNILVVGGFGASEYLFQQIKLHVPPQFQSKVVRPMDSVAAIVKGAVTAGITERIVTHRVARRHYLMATLQPFKEGYHPEAYRVPSLDGKDRCKFTRQIFVQKGQKVKNGEPVKVSFFRQVAPGATLMYEDVLYACDDDVCPEYTKDPRIKEVVTLTSDLSRKNLEKDFERMDTPQGTFYRVYFDIYLTLDGSEFSAELVCQGEVMGRCRSRFR